The genomic stretch CGGGCCACGCCGACTTCTCCGGCGAGGTGGAGCGCATCATCTCCACCGTGGACTCCGTGATCCTGATCGTCGACGCCAACGAGGGGCCCATGCCCCAGACGCGCTACGTGCTGAAGCACGCGCTGTCCATCGGCATGAGGCCGCTGGTGTTCGTCAACAAGGTGGACCGCGACGGGGCGGACCCCGAAGGGGCTTTGAACCAGACCTTCGACCTCTTCTTCGAGCTGGGCGCGACGGACGAACAGGCGGACTTCCCCGTGCTCTACGGCTCCGGGCTCAACGGCTGGGCCGTCAAGGATCTGAAGGAGACGAAGCGCGACAACATGGACGACCTCTTCCAGGCGATCATCGACCACGTCCCCGCCCCGAAGGTCTCGCTGGACAAGCCCTTCCTGATGCAGGTCAGCACCCTGGCCTGGAACGAGTACGTCGGGCGGATCGGCTGCGGCAAGATCCTGCAGGGACGCATCCGCAAGGGGGACCCGTTCGTCCGCGTCTCCACGAGGTGGCGTTCCACGCAGCACGACGAGGGCAACTGGGACATCACCGGGACGGAGAACGCGCGGGTCGCCCAGCTCTGGGTCACCCGCGGCCTGGAGCGCACCGAGGTGGACGAGGTCCAGGCGGGCGACATCGTCTGGCTGACCGGCCCGACGGAGATCGACATCGGCGACACCTTCGCCGCGGCGGAGCTGGCGGAGGCCCCTTTGAAGCCCCTGGCCATCGAGGAGCCGACCGTCTCCATGTTCTTCCTCGTGAACTCGGGGCCCTTCGCGGGGCGCGAGGGGCAGGCCGTGACGCTGCGCCAGCTCAAGGCGCGCCTGGAGCGGGAGATGCACGTCAACGTCTCGCTGCGCATGGAGGACCTGGGACGCCCCGACGGGGTGAAGGTCTCGGGCCGCGGGGAGCTCCAGCTCGGCATCCTCATCGAGGAGATGCGGCGCGAGGGCATGGAATTCTGCGTCTCCAAGCCCGAGGTCATCACGGAGACCCGGGACGGCATCCTGATGGAGCCCTACGAACAGCTGATCATCGACGTGCCGGACGAGCATCAGGGCATCGTATTCGAGAAGCTGGCCAAGCGCAAGGGCAAGGTGAAGAACATCGAGAACCAGGCCCGGGGCCTGCTGCGCATCGAGTTCGAGATCCCGACGCGCGGCCTGATCGGCTACCGCGGCGAGTTCCTGACGGACACCCGAGGCCTGGGCATCATGTCCAACTGCTACATGGGCTACGGTCCCTGGGCGGGCGACCTGACCGCCCGCAGCCGGGGCTCGCTCGTCAGCCTGGACACGGGGGAGGCTACGGCCTACCAGCTGGAGAACCTCCAGGAGCGGGGGACGCTCTTCATCTCGCCCCTCGACCCCGTCTATGCGGGGATGATCGTCGGTGAGAACAGCCGCCCGGGCGACATGCCCTGCAACCCCACGAAGAAGAAGCAGCAGACCAACCACCGTTCCGCCACCAAGGAGATGACGACCAAGCTGGACGTACCGCGGCGCATGCCCCTGGAGAAGGCCATGGAGTGGATCGAGAACGACGAGCTGGTGGAGGTGACCCCTCAGTCCATCCGCCTGCGCAAGTCCATCCTCGACGAGCTGGAGCGCCGCAAGGCAGGACGGAAAGCCTGACGGGCAAGAGGCGGGAAGCTGCGAAAAGGCCCCGTATGCCAAAGGCCCAAAGCCGCGGACGGGCACGACGAAAGCCGCCTCCGGGAAAATATCCGGAGGCGGCTTTGTCCTTTCCGAGTAATCGAGTGCCCAGGCGGTCCGAAAGGGATCGAAAATACCTTCGGGGGGTGACGTCGGGGCCTGTTCGTCCGCGTGCGCTCCGCCGTTCCTCAGTCCCGGCTCAGGGGGACGGAAAACGAGACCGTGGTCCCCTTGCCGGGGGCGCTGTTGATGGAGAAGTTGCCCCCCTGCACCGTCACGCGTTCCTCCATGTTCTGCAGTCCGTAGGAACCCCGCTCCCTGGCGGCCTGCTTCTCGCGCTCCACGTCGAACCCCCTTCCATCGTCCATGACCAGGACCTTGAGCGTCCGCCTGGACTTTCCGATGGAGACGCGGATATGCTCCGCCCCGTTTCTGGCGGCGTTGATGACGGCCTGATGCAGGGTCTTGAAGATGTTGCTTCGCTGGCTGACGGGGACGTCCTCCAGTTTCCCGGTCAACTTATAGGTCACCTCGGCTCCCCACATCTGGCGCACCTGTTCGGACAGCCGCCTGACGGGCAGGTCGAAACCGCTCTCTATCCCCGTGGGGCTCAGCCCGAACAGGAGCGAACGCACCTCGTTGAGACCGGTCCTCAGCTGCTCGACGGCCAGCTTCACCTCGCCCGAGGCTGCCGCTCCATCCCCCCGGGCCAGC from uncultured Fretibacterium sp. encodes the following:
- the typA gene encoding translational GTPase TypA → AAQTFSERTQMAERVMDSGALERERGITIRSKPCTVEWKGYLINIIDTPGHADFSGEVERIISTVDSVILIVDANEGPMPQTRYVLKHALSIGMRPLVFVNKVDRDGADPEGALNQTFDLFFELGATDEQADFPVLYGSGLNGWAVKDLKETKRDNMDDLFQAIIDHVPAPKVSLDKPFLMQVSTLAWNEYVGRIGCGKILQGRIRKGDPFVRVSTRWRSTQHDEGNWDITGTENARVAQLWVTRGLERTEVDEVQAGDIVWLTGPTEIDIGDTFAAAELAEAPLKPLAIEEPTVSMFFLVNSGPFAGREGQAVTLRQLKARLEREMHVNVSLRMEDLGRPDGVKVSGRGELQLGILIEEMRREGMEFCVSKPEVITETRDGILMEPYEQLIIDVPDEHQGIVFEKLAKRKGKVKNIENQARGLLRIEFEIPTRGLIGYRGEFLTDTRGLGIMSNCYMGYGPWAGDLTARSRGSLVSLDTGEATAYQLENLQERGTLFISPLDPVYAGMIVGENSRPGDMPCNPTKKKQQTNHRSATKEMTTKLDVPRRMPLEKAMEWIENDELVEVTPQSIRLRKSILDELERRKAGRKA